The DNA window gtaaataacatcataaacttttttttgtttagatAATAATGGAATTCTTAGAAGTTGGCTGTCTGACTGGTATAATCAACGAAATCTGTTTTTGTGAAAGTGTAATATCAGCAGTTTGTAAGGAAGTAAGTTGTATTGATTGTTATTAATAGGTTTCTCTGctacatatttcagtcattatagccttctacaaagacagaaatgatgattcacttttgatattaaatttgCAGACATTACGTATGGGATAacctgatatatatgtatgtatgtagatATGAATGTGTATGCATAgagatatataaatacatatataagatattaaataactaaagcacactaaataaaaactatactgacatcttgagatattaatttttaaaataaactaatattttatttaggttCTCAAGGGATTAGACTTTCTGCATTTTAACAGTGTTATTCACCGAGatattaaaagtgataacataTTAGTAGGAAAGGATTGGAAGATAAAACTAGGTTAGTTTTTAGACATGTATGCCTTTGTGAACATGTGCATTTCTAAGTGTTTtaagttgtttgtattagtttatttctcGAAAAGCACCGTTATATAAAGaacttattgtaaattatatgtacatatgaaTGGAAAGTAACATTTGGCTCCAGGTACTATGAACCAGTAGTAATATACAATGagcaaacacacaaaaaatatttatattgtttttgaatcCTGTCTATCTGAAGTTTAACTTTCCAAGACTTGAGTATTATAAAACACGTTAATTACAGATGTATTACTTTAGACatagttttcttaaattttgtgTTGTGGCTGAAAATTAAAGcatgtgaaaaatgaaaacatcagTCTTATATACCTCTAATTCTGAACctcaataaacaaattatgagGAATGTGTGAAATGAAATACAACTGTATTTAACTTGAATTCTAATATCGAatgaaaagcttgtttgtttttgtattacagGATATAAAAAGATAGAAGTGCTGTTTCTCACATAGCTTTAATTTTAACCCACAATGGAGAAACTGAGAACATTGGAAAAGCATAAATCGACATCtgtacttaatttatatttataacacactttaagccaatattttatgtattttccatGTTTAAACCATAATTATCatctttaattgtattttaaacttttttaacacCAACTACTTTATTGATATGATAACTTTCTTTTGGTTCTTTCCATCACACAGGTGATTTCGGACTATGTGCAAAAATAtccaaagaaagaaacaaaaggaCATCTCTAGTTGGGACTCGTTATTGGATGGCTCCTGAAATAGTAAGAGGAAAAGAGTATGGGCCTAAAGTTGACATATGGTCACTAGGTATCACAGCAATTGAAATGTTAGATGGTAGCCCTCCTTATTACGACGAAGATCCTGATGTGGTAAGTGCTGGCAATCAGTACTTAGAACCAAAGAGTAAAAGTAGATTGAATTTGAGTTTTTCCTTATTTGAATGTCTCCCATTTTTCTTCTATGTAAGTTGcttaagttttaaaaatcataaacattaaattagaCAGATAATTAAAGACTTTGCTACAGCAATAGTATAAAATTTTGAGGCTTTCAGTGAATAAAATTATAGTCTTTTAATAATTTGGATGCATTAATGCtttgctttaatattttgtgttgttaaagtTAGGTTATTGATTTAGTCATCAAGTCACAATCCTTGTTCAGGTAATAGATTTGATAGCAACAAATGGAAAGCCAAACATCAAATATAAAGATAACCTGTCTGCAGTGTTTAAAGATTTCTTAGACAGGTGCTTAGAAGTTGATGAAGATAAATATATAGTGCTTCAGAACTCTTAAAGGTATGGTAGAAAGTAGTGTTATTTTActagattattttgttttattttgaacctATTATCTTACAATGTTCATCTTACAATCTGAGAGGTTCATCTTAATATGGCATCATCTGatagtttcatatttgtttatttcataatatccATAACACTGTGTCCAGTATCAACTTTTATTAGTGAAAAATGGAGTAATTTTCACTTTCCTAACcaacatttacttaaatatttttactttataaaaacgtCTTGTTACATTTAATCCCATCCATTCACATACTCTGATACTCTGGATACATATGATATATGCATAAGTAGGggttacgggccaccctgtagatggTGAACCAAACATATGTAAATAGAAACtaaatgtataaagtaaaatTGCCAATGATATATATTGTGCTGGAATGCAAAGTGTGTcaatataaacttattttgaaGTCATATACAGTGGAACCACTCTAAGTGACCACCccttgaaagcagtcattcaatcacagtccctttctTTGTTTACATATCCCTTactatgtacagtggaacccctctattcaggccagtttgtctcagtcccaaaggtggttgctttagaggggttccactgtatatggaataaattaaaatttgttgtgTCAGAAGCAAATGTGGATATAACCACACAGTCTCCTTTTCtattacacaattttaaaattcacacatATATGagtaatatgtaaaaacattCTTAAACTTGTAGGGTTGCCCAAAACTATCCCACTTATTTAAATAAAGCCAGTACCTTTACCTACACTCTATAAtcgataaatttaaaaataaaacagagttAACTAACATATAACGCTAAAACACTTACCCAGAGTTCATCACCGACAATGAAGCTGTCCAAGTAGTTCACAATATTCGGATGTTTTTTCTCCTGGAGCACTGAAAGTTCGGTGATGAGaagttattttctaatttctttcgTTAAGTTAATCTGCTTTATAACCACCTCCAACCCTGTTTCTGTTTCTACTGCTGAATACACAGTTCCTGAAcaactgaaacaataaaatatcataagAATCTCTAATGTGCCAACATGTGAATGCATTACCATACACTACTGATAAAACAAAAGAGGATtatatgtttctaattttatatatttgaaggTGATAAAATTGAATGTTTACTTCATAATACAGCAATTAAAAAATCGTTCCcaattaaatgtttgttgttatataaacgttatttaaatattaaatgcaaAAGAAAACAAGTGCTGAGGTACATATTACTTTCAGACTTACCCTTGACCAATTTCTGATATCTTTGTATATTTCTCATTGGGATCTCCCTGAGAAACAATGTTTATTAATTCTCTCATAATTTCTTCATTTCTCTCTTTCGTTTCATCTGCGCTGGTTGACATCTCACTGTATTTCTTACTGGGATCTCCCTCAGAAAAATACTTCTTAATTTTGTCATGATTTTTTCATTTGAGTTGGTTGACATCTCATTATACTTCTCATCAGTATTTCCCTCAGAAGCAATAGCTTCTAACTTTTCTGTATTTTCCTTCTCTGATACTTTCTTGTCATGTGCTTTGGTTGGCAAATAAATGGTCTTTTTTATAATGATGACACCTTTCTCATCCAGTTCAATAGGTGAGCAGATCTTTAATTCCTCCTTTTCAATAAATTTCGAATTCTGCTAAAGACACGTAGTTATTAATTTTGCAACTATAAAGTAATAATTCTAAGCCTTTGATATATTTACAGAATATGTgtgtataagttttttttttataacaaagtcctatctgctgagtccaccgaggggaatcaagcccctgattttaagAGTTGTAAATCTCTAGATTTACAGCTGTACCAATGGGGTACATTTACAGATTAACTGGGAACTTAATGTTCTGATACCAGTTAAGTAATGAAAAGGATATTTGAATTGCATAATACcaaaactttgaagaaaagaCAATAATCCTAGAATGTCATGagtaaatattagtaaaataactcAAAGGTAATTCAACAGATAATCCTTTAACAGtgttcaaatgaaatatttttaatcagaTTATTTGAGTTAAAATCTTACCTTTAATTCCCGAAGGAGTAGAAGACATAACCCAAGGCCAAGAAATACCGTAAACATTGCATAGTAGACTATAAGGTTCCTTAGTTTATGTAAGTAGGAATCTTCTTCTGAGCAACCTTGGTTACATGTTTTATAATCAGGATATCTGATGACAGAAAGAAGATTTAGAGTTGTTAAGTAATGATATCTGTAATTTATATAACATGGTGAATAATCCCTTAGTCTCACATATGTATTGATaacagagatacaaatatttgcAGAAATATGTATTACCAACAAGTGCAATTACATCATTGTAAATATACTGTAACTggaaaaattaacacaaaatataattattgatcCCACAACACATTTAAAGTGACATAATATAATATGCGTTGCTTTAGTTCCACATATATTTCCAAATCAAAAACTTTTGaccttaaaaattaatttgactGTCTCAAGTATATGTATACAAACAAATATCACTATGTCTCATGACTTACCCATAATCAGGATACTTCTCGTTCATAACccaaataataaagtatttcagCTTCCAACCATGGTTGTTACTTTCGTGCGTTATTTTGCGTATGcacattaaaaatatgattttaaacacaAGTGCAGCCGTTATAAGTGATACCACAGCTGACAAGAAAAATATGAAGAATTTAATGGCGTCCGTCAAACGGTTTGCAGACATAGGCCTAATTAATGTTACATATATTACGGCCAACGCTAtcgaaatataataaacaaaaagttgATATAAGCTATCCAGTGGCAATGATTTTTCAACCCACTGTAAGTAAATGGAAATTATACGATTAATATTCATAGTATACGAAAAGAAATCCATTTTTTCAAGAACAAATTCGATAATCTCTATGATACGTTTTTCGCTTCTACCTTCTTTCTCGCTTTGTTTTACTTGGTTTCTAAGCAACATGACGTAACTATAATATCAGATAGGTAATTGGTCCACGGGGTGacagaaaattcttgtaatttctattttaatgtgttattaaaacgatccagataaataaataaaataaaatatttttgttcaaaccAACGTTTTTCCTTTGCTTTGATATCAGAATATTCCTTACATTATAAAACtgcttgtaatattttatttctcgagTCTTTCATATCTTCCGTATAAAAACGTATAAAACAGTGATTCTCAACTTGTGTGCCACGgcgtttttgaaacacattcaactttcttgggattttacaagcaggtcgaacacatcagttaataaaagctactatagagacactgTGAAACCTTCCAAATCATtcgatttgaaggatcaagtttgcgaacacttcgaagcGCCTCAAGATGAATTAtctctgctatggtctcttcaagttcATGAATCTACTGACGTCAATGGAAAAGCTCAGGTTCTGTCTTTtattcgattcataaaagatgggaAAATCGTAAACGAAAACTTATTttgcaaaaatttaaaaagtacagcgaaaAGCTAaaacattttcgagttggtgaatgaaaacattttgcttttttaattacattggaataactgtgtcagcgtttgcaccgacGACTGCCtttcaatgcaaggaaaaaagaaggaTTCGTCACTCTAATGCGCCAACAAAATCCGAGCATTAGAATtattcactgcatgattcacagagaggctctcgcctccaaatctttgccgaaatatttgcagtctgttatgaatcaagttattcaagtggtgaatttcatcaagtctcggccactcaATATCGACGATGAATTCAGACTAAAAATGCTACTGTATCccactgaagttcgatggctttcgaaaggaaagttgttaaagcgtcttgtccaactaaaactgaagtaatttctttcttctttcttggaggttgaagaagcaggttttgaattttcttttcatgaagaaggctgaaggttcaatttctctccgacttgtttaacaaattaaattttttgaacttaaattttcaggaccatctgaaaacattattactgcaagtccatttgttttatgtttttaacaacactacatatttgtttacttttactaaattaacattaacacGATATAAGTAAGTTCAGTTAATATGACGATAAGTCAGCATTATACATTAGTAATATAGTGGGATACCTGGTTCTGATCTATTAATAATTTCTTCTACACATTTTGCTGGTGTCATTATGAGGGGTTGTAAAGTTTCCACTCTTCTGCTAGATCCATGAATGGATGCtgtgtgagaaattaaaaaaacaaaaaaatacatctGTTTAACAAAATGTGTATAATGTAGAATAAAGACTTTTGTTAAACAGATGATTTTACTGGACAAGAGAAATAGTGACTCttacttgtaaaaacaaattgTGCCTTAATCAATTTATGGAAGAGTTGTTTTTTCACTAAGTAGATAATAATGTACATCATGTTTATATCTGAATAAAGACAAGGGAAAATGCTAACAATGAAACAACTTTTGTCATAAAAATAGAGAACTGTCTCTTCCATAAGCCATAcgtaaaacacaaatttatttttttcaatttaaagtaTCTGAAAATAAAATCCAGCATTTTCACCTTTATAACTTTCGCACCACTATCAAAGTTAAAACACTTTTACCTATAAGAAATCAACTAAAGTAAATGTGGATGGATGGGATTAAATGTAACAAGacgtttttataaagtaaaaatatttaagtaaatgttgGTTAGGGAAGTGAAAATTACTCCATTTTTCACTAATAAAAGTTGATACTGGACACAGTGTTATggatattaagaaataaacaaatatgaaactatCAGATGATGCCATATTAAGATGAACCTCTCAGATTGTAAGATGAACATTGTAAGATAATaggttcaaaataaaacaaaataatctagTAAAATAACACTACTTTCTACCATACCTTTAAGAGTTCTGAAGCACTATATCTTTTATCTTCATCAACTTCTAAGCACCTGTCTAAGAAATCTTTAAACACTGCAGACAGGTTATCT is part of the Tachypleus tridentatus isolate NWPU-2018 chromosome 4, ASM421037v1, whole genome shotgun sequence genome and encodes:
- the LOC143249042 gene encoding uncharacterized protein LOC143249042 isoform X1, with product MDFFSYTMNINRIISIYLQWVEKSLPLDSLYQLFVYYISIALAVIYVTLIRPMSANRLTDAIKFFIFFLSAVVSLITAALVFKIIFLMCIRKITHESNNHGWKLKYFIIWVMNEKYPDYGYPDYKTCNQGCSEEDSYLHKLRNLIVYYAMFTVFLGLGLCLLLLRELKQNSKFIEKEELKICSPIELDEKGVIIIKKTIYLPTKAHDKKVSEKENTEKLEAIASEGNTDEKYNEMSTNSNEKIMTKLRSIFLREIPVRNTVRCQPAQMKRKREMKKL
- the LOC143249042 gene encoding uncharacterized protein LOC143249042 isoform X2 — translated: MDFFSYTMNINRIISIYLQWVEKSLPLDSLYQLFVYYISIALAVIYVTLIRPMSANRLTDAIKFFIFFLSAVVSLITAALVFKIIFLMCIRKITHESNNHGWKLKYFIIWVMNEKYPDYGYPDYKTCNQGCSEEDSYLHKLRNLIVYYAMFTVFLGLGLCLLLLRELKNSKFIEKEELKICSPIELDEKGVIIIKKTIYLPTKAHDKKVSEKENTEKLEAIASEGNTDEKYNEMSTNSNEKIMTKLRSIFLREIPVRNTVRCQPAQMKRKREMKKL
- the LOC143249044 gene encoding serine/threonine-protein kinase PAK 3-like, coding for MLDGSPPYYDEDPDVVIDLIATNGKPNIKYKDNLSAVFKDFLDRCLEVDEDKRYSASELLKHPFMDLAEEWKLYNPS